From Anopheles darlingi chromosome 2, idAnoDarlMG_H_01, whole genome shotgun sequence, the proteins below share one genomic window:
- the LOC125949274 gene encoding transient receptor potential cation channel protein painless-like — MNYQRLIDLSLTSPQQALAETLERNDLEAFKQVLRYGASVNVRDENAVYSIFESACSTFGKEYFIRACLEYGAHATEINPVTKEYPIHIAASSKDCKNLAALIESRRIVIDQKFEDRTALFMLFEVLSVENYKNVFECIKLLLNEGANINATNEADVSPVHILAVKKESWRKDILEYCLNQCGVNVDYRKGKARELIEKNFPDVTIPYYDMEDITVKVLKSKLLAGSEEVFLANLRKFEKQGKTLLTEDIRDLLSSAVDRSKLEAAKTLVKPKMNNDKLLEASSLLPGLLAKCCNRGNVEVLQWLLSIIPEHELGFINKDALLSLLVKQIDVFKDKSTCPYFKIMKLLLQDGRIDVDKLDSATNRTALHYAVKYKIDHAQELLLAMGANLGVEDMFSDLPVFDMEPSVLEKHLDSCVSFNEVKPGDDGFEMRINLSNFLSSAHKTNYSCDYAMLPILRMAQHSDMKHLLRHPVISSILLLNWFKLSVFFKTNLLICMVFFVSFIAYGLQTTIIHKVSFILSVICLVYLLVREGCQMVLNKLAYLRSFENYMEIAIIIGAGSVLLFNLSEGYRQTISALVIIMIAFEITCLMGTYPPLSTYMVMLKTVSKNFLKWLFVFSIVLIAFTFGFHTLFPKSDSELGEFNKFQKIPLAFLKVGVMLTGELDASEFEFSDINWIVFALFLFFVPMVLYNLINGLAVSDITEIKAESEIISLTERVYVINKHETTLKTIERIGKNFRLFSNTVPHRYIIIKPNISKRIWMPLPVKRGSSDSETESMELKTIRSGATAESESVPMLLRTGEQISAKCVKSNLTIDGNIVKYALNILFRPKGHREE; from the exons ATGAATTACCAAAGATTAATTGATTTGAGTTTGACAAGCCCGCAG CAAGCCCTTGCCGAAACTCTGGAAAGGAATGATCTCGAGGCATTCAAACAAGTTCTTCGCTATGGAGCCAGTGTGAATGTTCGAGATGAAAATGCTGTGTATTCTATTTTCGAATCAGCCTGCTCAACATTCGGAAAAGAGTATTTTATCAGGGCTTGTCTTGAATATGGCGCTCATGCAACAGAG ATCAATCCTGTAACCAAAGAATACCCTATTCACATAGCAGCATCGTCCAAAGACTGTAAGAACTTGGCGGCGCTGATTGAGAGCCGTCGTATAGTCATCGATCAAAAGTTTGAAGATCGTACCGCGCTGTTTATGCTGTTTGAAGTGCTATCTGtggaaaattataaaaatgtgtttgagTGCATTAAGCTGCTGTTGAATGAGGGTGCAAACATTAATGCAACTAACGAGGCTGACGTGTCACCAGTACACATACTTGCGGTAAAAAAGGAAAGCTGGCGTAAGGATATCCTCGAGTATTGTCTGAACCAATGTGGCGTTAACGTGGACTACCGCAAAGGAAAAGCGAGGGAATTGATCGAAAAGAATTTCCCAGACGTCACCATCCCTTACTACGACATGGAAGACATAACGGTCAAGGTGCTTAAAAGCAAATTGTTGGCCGGTTCAGAAGAAGTTTTTCTAGCTAATTTGCGCAAATTTGAGAAACAAGGGAAAACGCTGCTAACCGAAGATATAAGAGATTTGCTCTCGTCGGCGGTGGACCGTTCAAAGCTAGAAGCGGCCAAAACACTGGTTAAACCGAAGATGAACAACGACAAGCTGCTCGAGGCGTCTTCATTGCTTCCGGGACTGTTGGCCAAATGCTGTAACCGTGGCAATGTCGAAGTGCTGCAGTGGCTGCTGAGCATTATTCCTGAGCATGAGCTTGGTTTCATCAACAAGGATGCTTTATTGTCTCTGCTAGTGAAGCAGATCGATGTATTCAAAGATAAGAGTACGTGTCCTTACTTCAAAATAATGAAACTATTGCTACAGGACGGGAGGATCGACGTAGATAAGCTGGATAGTGCCACCAATCGTACTGCTCTGCATTATGCGGTAAAGTACAAGATAGACCATGCACAGGAGCTACTGCTGGCCATGGGTGCCAACTTGGGCGTTGAGGACATGTTCTCCGACCTGCCAGTCTTTGACATGGAGCCGTCTGTGCTGGAGAAACATCTCGACTCGTGTGTATCATTCAACGAAGTAAAACCCGGAGATGATGGCTTCGAGATGAGGATAAATTTGTCAAATTTCCTCTCGTCAGCTCACAAAACCAACTATTCTTGTGACTATGCAATGTTACCAATACTTCGTATGGCGCAACACTCCGACATGAAGCATCTTCTACGACATCCGGTGATATCCAGTATCCTATTACTGAATTGGTTCAAGCTGAGTGTGTTCTTCAAGACCAATCTGCTGATATGTATGGTGTTTTTCGTGTCGTTCATTGCCTATGGACTACAGACAACGATAATTCACAAGGTATCGTTTATACTGTCGGTAATTTGTCTTGTTTATCTGCTTGTGAGGGAAGGTTGCCAAATGGTTTTAAACAAACTAGCATACTTGCGATCGTTCGAAAACTACATGGAAATCGCAATAATAATAGGAGCTGGTTCGGTATTGCTGTTCAACCTTAGCGAAGGATATCGGCAAACTATTTCGGCTCTGGTTATAATAATGATTGCATTTGAGATAACATGCCTGATGGGGACGTATCCACCACTATCAACTTATATGGTGATGCTGAAGACGGTTTCGAAGAATTTCCTGAAATGGCTGTTCGTATTTTCGATCGTTCTGATCGCATTCACCTTCGGCTTTCATACATTATTCCCTAAAAGTGATAGCGAGCTAGGTGAATTCAATAAATTCCAGAAAATACCGTTGGCATTTCTGAAGGTAGGAGTCATGCTGACAG gAGAGCTAGATGCGTCAGAATTTGAATTCAGTGACATAAACTGGATTGTGTTTgcactttttctgttttttgttccaATGGTACTCTACAATCTGATCAATGGTCTTGCTGTTAGTGATATAACG GAAATCAAAGCCGAATCAGAAATAATCAGTCTTACAGAGCGAGTGTACGTGATTAACAAACACGAAACCACCTTAAAGACGATCGAGCGAATTGGTAAAAA TTTTCGACTGTTCTCGAATACCGTCCCGCATCGATACATTATCATCAAGCCAAACATATCGAAAAGGATCTGGATGCCGTTGCCGGTAAAGCGTGGATCCTCAGATTCTGAGACAGAATCGATGGAATTAAAAACAATCCGATCAGGTGCAACCGCGGAATCCGAATCCGTACCGATGCTACTACGGACGGGCGAACAAATTAGTGCCAAGTGTGTGAAGTCTAATCTGACTATTGATGGTAACATAGTGAAATACGcgttaaacattttatttcgCCCAAAAGGTCATCGCGAAGAATGA